A stretch of Actinomycetes bacterium DNA encodes these proteins:
- a CDS encoding TetR/AcrR family transcriptional regulator: MEAAARGLSRDGYANLVLERVAREAGYTRGALYHLFANKEDLALAVVGWVEETWYAELGHLFAGDADPVGALVALARGHAVYCRRDVARVMMNLAVEFSGQEHPVGRAVESVGRRIVADCTRLISAGRRSGAIPPGPRPRLLAAAFLGALDGLMIHLSGQTRFDVLLAERVVRGVLGLPPVPASTGSS; the protein is encoded by the coding sequence TTGGAGGCAGCGGCGCGGGGACTGTCCCGAGACGGGTACGCCAACCTGGTGCTGGAGCGAGTGGCACGCGAGGCCGGCTATACGCGCGGAGCGCTGTATCACCTGTTCGCCAACAAAGAGGATCTGGCGCTGGCGGTGGTGGGGTGGGTCGAGGAGACCTGGTACGCGGAGCTCGGCCACCTATTCGCCGGTGACGCCGACCCGGTCGGCGCGCTCGTCGCGCTGGCGCGAGGCCACGCTGTCTACTGCCGCCGTGACGTTGCCCGCGTCATGATGAACCTCGCGGTCGAATTCAGCGGGCAGGAGCATCCGGTTGGGCGCGCGGTCGAGAGCGTCGGGCGTCGGATCGTCGCCGACTGCACCCGGCTCATCAGCGCGGGTCGTCGGAGCGGAGCGATCCCGCCAGGGCCGCGGCCTCGGTTGCTGGCAGCCGCCTTTCTCGGCGCGCTGGACGGGCTCATGATCCACCTCTCGGGGCAAACACGTTTCGACGTCCTGCTCGCCGAAAGAGTGGTCCGAGGTGTGCTCGGGCTGCCGCCGGTGCCAGCCTCGACGGGATCCTCATAG